One window of Acanthochromis polyacanthus isolate Apoly-LR-REF ecotype Palm Island chromosome 19, KAUST_Apoly_ChrSc, whole genome shotgun sequence genomic DNA carries:
- the kansl1a gene encoding LOW QUALITY PROTEIN: KAT8 regulatory NSL complex subunit 1 (The sequence of the model RefSeq protein was modified relative to this genomic sequence to represent the inferred CDS: inserted 1 base in 1 codon), protein MAAMAPALTDAPAEAHHIRFKLAAPSSSLSPASAENNGNASNILIHSSGPAKCKATSEECPLDFCGGDQEQQQQQPQADSVSQASALGKLQPLVASYLCSDVTPVSSTKESIKLQGVLIKQSVLKSHRILPSSLLNGGGDFLLRKRQAIELSGGQLKSLMSGSTNGSGQPMAPVNGLAKKLATMSGSGCVVAVNGDKPSAATDSQSQNLPLDSETLTATLSGHIPVKGTLKQKHSSGVSQNTDGXNLEPPVLQSIALSPFTHDNPNPTEQVSLEEADSHTPTSQPQGSDRERPGSSQQGSPPCTPAPQPPLPCSSSSDSLDAHVRERTLLNSSRQAEIENRLRRLRKRLQVVQAKQVERHIQQQLGGFLDSALNRLLAGNRKSEAATPTATWRTGRHSSSNNRDGLSRFLKSGSMPLELERLYLSGSANLHSAESAFDSDVTESSSGGDSDLEEEELSRVDIEQRHVKIWKRAESRYTVERAAIISHWNWLQAHISDLEYRIRQQTDIYRQIRASKGSVELGGVPPSAVLSGGTEVKTEPVNTQDVGSERLEHTGAAHIANTEQPGPWKGQNGQPVNGVLSRMAESADTKHQQPSAYDSTCVAARTRPLVSCRRRRLIQPNTVPNLNGKAQRSSCVQCNCRVNPSCVMCGGWPTPREDPQYEQPTLERLSRLDLGVHPILSFPDDVCIGLRLQQVMKSQWQTKSLERSKPLKKLSLKHKLSSSKEKHKFTNSLMAVRLGHYKNRAEKPRTVDGSVGGGGSSAVLNTARLEGQAVCKTERLQTVTTPLGPYDKNYSRKRLREHSLDRADSSPKLFLDSSSSCPTLANMHSTLHSPLTRQLSTSSENSTPLGPGSQSVPSTPQQPIKRRRGESSFDINNIVIPMSVAATTRVEKLQYKEILTPSWRSVDILSQPITEEENERELEDLSDAAFIQLHQPFEDQERTRWTWMALAPAKRRGSRSYKSVDGRTTPLLCGTNPPTPQPASPDPGQCPMLHDYSHVPSPMSPASPDTASNPHTPCSRDSHRLLSSEDTRCSTPDFTFEERTVAPWESRSFPLPEDPAPEPEADGDLHIRPRMRSISGCRATAYGRLDSDDTEPPGDDDGGQKAKSSAHR, encoded by the exons ATGGCTGCGATGGCGCCCGCTCTCACCGACGCCCCAGCCGAAGCTCACCACATCCGCTTCAAACTGGCTGCCCCATCCTCAAGTCTCTCACCGGCCAGTGCAGAGAACAACGGTAACGCCAGCAACATCCTCATCCATAGCAGCGGCCCCGCTAAGTGCAAGGCCACCTCCGAAGAGTGCCCTCTCGACTTCTGCGGCGGCGACCAggaacagcagcaacagcagccccAAGCCGACTCCGTGTCCCAGGCTTCGGCCCTGGGCAAGCTCCAGCCACTGGTGGCTTCTTATCTATGCTCTGATGTGACACCTGTTTCTTCAACTAAGGAGTCAATCAAGCTGCAAGGAGTCCTCATCAAACAGTCTGTGTTGAAAAGCCACAGAATACTGCCCAGCTCCCTGCTCAACGGCGGAGGAGACTTCCTCTTGAGGAAGAGGCAGGCGATTGAACTCTCTGGCGGCCAGCTCAAAAGCCTCATGAGTGGCAGCACCAACGGAAGTGGCCAGCCCATGGCACCTGTCAACGGCCTGGCCAAGAAGCTGGCCACTATGTCTGGCTCTGGCTGTGTGGTCGCAGTGAACGGTGACAAGCCCTCTGCTGCCACAGACTCTCAGTCCCAGAACCTCCCCTTGGACTCCGAGACCTTGACAGCGACCTTATCAGGGCATATCCCGGTAAAAGGAACCCTTAAACAGAAGCATTCCTCTGGGGTTTCTCAAAATACAGATG AAAACCTTGAACCACCAGTGCTCCAGTCCATTGCACTTTCCCCCTTTACCCATGACAACCCTAACCCCACCGAACAAGTGAGTTTGGAGGAGGCTGATTCACACACGCCTACTAGTCAGCCACAGGGTTCTGATAGGGAGAGACCAGGTAGCAGCCAGCAGGGCTCCCCGCCGTGCACACCTGCACCCCAGCCTCCTCTGCCCTGTAGTTCTTCCTCGGACAGCCTTGATGCTCACGTTAGAGAGCGCACCCTTCTCAACAGCAGCCGCCAAGCTGAGATCGAAAACCGGCTACGGCGCCTGCGCAAACGTCTTCAGGTGGTACAGGCTAAGCAGGTGGAGCGGCACATCCAGCAACAGCTGGGTGGCTTCTTGGACTCGGCTCTCAACAGGCTACTAGCTGGTAACCGCAAATCGGAGGCGGCGACCCCCACGGCCACATGGAGGACCGGACGCCACTCTTCGTCAAACAACAGAGACGGCCTGAGTCGCTTCCTGAAAAGCGGCTCCATGCCCTTGGAACTGGAGAGGCTGTACTTGAGCGGATCGGCCAACCTTCATTCTGCAGAAAGCGCCTTTGACTCAGATGTAACAGAAAGTAGCTCTGGAGGGGACTCtgacctggaggaggaggagctgtccAGAGTGGACATTGAGCAGCGACATGTCAAAAT ATGGAAGCGGGCAGAGAGCCGCTACACCGTGGAGAGAGCCGCTATAATCAGCCACTGGAACTGGCTCCAGGCCCACATCTCGGACCTGGAGTACCGCATCCGACAGCAGACTGACATCTACAGACAGATCCGCGCCAGCAAG GGCTCAGTAGAGTTGGGAGGTGTCCCCCCCAGCGCTGTGCTCTCCGGTGGGACAGAAGTGAAGACGGAGCCTGTAAATACTCAG GATGTTGGTTCAGAACGGCTGGAGCACACAGGCGCCGCCCACATCGCCAACACAGAGCAGCCGGGCCCTTGGAAAGGTCAAAACGGGCAGCCGGTTAACGGCGTCCTCAGCAG GATGGCGGAGAGTGCGGACACCAAGCACCAGCAGCCGTCGGCCTACGACAGCACATGCGTCGCCGCTCGTACACGACCGCTAGTCAGCTGCCGACGGCGGCGGCTCATTCAGCCCAACACTGTGCCCAACCTCAACGGCAAG GCCCAGAGGAGCAGCTGTGTCCAGTGTAACTGCCGGGTGAACCCCAGCTGTGTGATGTGTGGTGGCTGGCCCACCCCCAGAGAGGACCCTCAGTACGAGCAGCCCACCCTGGAGCGTCTGTCAAGGCTGGATCTTGGCGTCCACCCCATCCTCTCCTTCCCTGACG ACGTTTGTATAGGTCTACGTCTGCAGCAGGTGATGAAGAGCCAGTGGCAGACCAAGTCACTGGAGAGGAGCAAACCACTGAAGAAGCTCTCGCTCAAACACAAGCTGTCCTCGTCCAAAGAGAAGCACAAGTTCACCAACTCGCTCATGGCAGTCA GACTGGGCCACTATAAGAACCGCGCTGAGAAGCCGAGGACGGTGGACGGCAGCGTtggcggcggcggcagcagTGCGGTTCTGAACACGGCGAGGCTGGAAGGCCAGGCGGTGTGTAAAACCGAGCGTCTGCAGACCGTCACCACGCCTCTCGGGCCCTACGACAAGAACTACAGTCGCAAGAGATTAAGAGAGCACTCGCTGGACAGGGCTGACT CTTCCCCGAAACTGTTCCTGGACTCGAGCAGCTCCTGCCCGACTCTGGCCAACATGCACTCGACCCTCCACAGCCCCCTGACTCGCCAGCTGTCCACGTCCTCAGAGAACTCCACGCCGCTGGGCCCCGGCAGCCAGAGCGTCCCCAGCACACCT cagcagccaaTCAAGAGGAGGCGAGGCGAGAGCTCCTTCGACATCAACAACATCGTGATCCCCATGTCTGTGGCGGCCACCACCAGAGTGGAGAAGCTGCAGTACAAGGAGATCCTCACACCCAG TTGGCGCTCTGTTGACATCCTCTCACAGCCCATAACTGAAGAGGAGAACGAACGGGAG CTGGAGGATCTGTCGGACGCCGCCTTCATCCAGCTCCATCAGCCCTTCGAGGACCAGGAACGAACCCGCTGGACCTGGATGGCTCTGGCTCCGGCTAAGAGGAGGGGCAGCAG GTCGTATAAGTCGGTGGACGGTCGGACCACGCCGCTGCTGTGCGGGACGAACCCTCCCACCCCTCAGCCGGCGTCCCCGGACCCCGGCCAGTGCCCCATGCTGCACGACTACAGCCACGTACCGTCACCCATGAGCCCGGCCAGCCCCGACACCGCCTCCAACCCCCACACGCCCTGCTCCAGAGACTCCCACCGGCTGCTGTCCAGCGAGGACACCAGGTGCTCCACGCCGGACTTCACCTTCGAAGAACGA ACGGTGGCGCCGTGGGAGAGTCGCAGCTTCCCCCTGCCAGAGGACCCGGCCCCGGAGCCCGAGGCCGACGGCGACCTCCACATCCGGCCCCGAATGCGAAGCATCTCAGGTTGCCGAGCGACGGCCTACGGACGGCTGGACTCGGACGACACGGAGCCGCCCGGCGACGACGACGGCGGCCAGAAAGCCAAGAGCTCCGCCCACCGATGA